A window of Phycisphaeraceae bacterium genomic DNA:
GTGCTGCCGCGGATATTCAGGCTGTCCTGGCCTGATCGAAGTGCTAGCCGGGTTGCTCCCGGTGCGTTTCGATTCCGCTGGCGTCCTCCTCCGGAAGATCGTCAGGAATCGGGTGCTCGCGTTTGTATCTCTCTACGTGCTCGTGTACGACTCGCATAGCGATACCCCCAATCACTCGGCCGACTAGCCACGCCACCGCCATCGCAATTAATGCGCGCTGGATGATTGTGCCGACGGAATTATCCGCGGCGACACCAACCGCGAGCGCCGCGGCAAACGCGACGAGCGCAAAACAGGTTGCGATCACTTTGGCTGGGATAGGTGAGCACTCCGTTGCTCATTCCAGATCATTCCCTTTTCAGTCAGCCGATACCTGACACCTGCCTAGATTACCGACACGCTGATGATTTGTGAAGTGAAAATTTTCTGTTGTGCAAAGATTGTGCAAAATTTTCTGCACACCGTGTATAGCTGACACACACCCATCTGCGAACGACGTTCGATACAGCACTTCATCCGTCGAACCGGACCACCCCGATTTTCCGACAATGTTCGAATCATCCGACGGACGTTATCAACGCGAAGCCAGGAGTCCAGCCGGACAGCACAGTGTGAAAACAAGACAATCTACCGTGCCTGTCTATCTCACCCTGCCATCCACATCGCCATCCGCTGCAGTAACCCCTCGCCTCGCGGCTCCGAGGCGTGACGATCCATACGATGCGCAAGTTGGCCGATGCAGACACTCGCCTCGCTGGTGGGATTATCAAGCACAAACGGCCAGCGACGGCGCACGGCCTGAGCTACCCGTGAGTCATGCACAATGTGGCCAGCATATTTCGGGGAAAGATCGAGAAATCGCTTGCATACCGCACCGATACGGTCGTAAACCGCTCGCCCCTCCACCGTGTCTCTGACCATGTTCACCAGCACGCGGACATCAGGATCAGGCCGCTGACGCACGACGGTTTTGATAACCGCATAGGCGTCGGTAATCGATGTCGGCTCCGGTGTCGTGACCACCAGCAATTGATCGGCAGCGACGGCGAAAGTCAGGACATTCGGACTAACACCCGCGCCGGTGTCCACGATGATCATGTCCGCATCGCTTTGTAATTCCTCGAACTGCTGGACCAGCTTGGCCCGTTCAAAGTCGGATAAGGATGCCATCTGCGCCAGTCCCGAAGCACCGGGAATCAGGTTGAAACCACCGGGAGCTTCAACCATCGTGTCAGCAAGCGTCATCCGACCCGCCACCACGTGTGCCAGCGTGCCATGCGGAGTGATATTGCATAGCACATCGGTGTTGGCAGTGCCCAAGTCGGCGTCGATGACGACGATTTTTCGCCCCATCTGCGTCAGTCGAATTGCGAGATTGACGGCGATATTGCTTTTACCCACGCCCCCCTTGCCGCTGGTGACAGCGACAATCCTGGCGCGGCGCTTGGCCGAGTCCATCACCCACCTGCGTAACGCCTGAGCCTGATCAAGGATCATGTTTCAGACCCCTCCCCCGAGGACCAGTTCCGCCAGCCGATCAGCCCGTCCAGGCTCGATCTGATGAGGAACTTCCTGCCCCGTGGTCACATAGCTCAGCCGTTTGTTTACCTTCCTCGCGACGTTCAGCAGCACCCCGAAGCTGACCGCCTCGTCAAGTTTCGTGAAAATTATCCGATCCGTGCGGATCGCGGAGAACCGCTCAACCGCATCCATCAGCACGGACAGCGCTCCGGTCGATGATAACACCAAGTGGACTTCATGGGGATCTGCCGCCTCGATAAAGGTGCGGAGTTGTTCAAGCCGAGGGTCATCACGCTGGCTGCGGCCGGCTGTGTCGATGAGCACCACATCAGCGCTACGGCATTTCTGCATGACTTGTCGCATCTCGTCAGCGTTGACCACGACATGAAGCGGTACGCCGATGATGTTTGCGTAGGTGCGTAACTGCTCGACCGCTGCGATTCGGTAGGTATCGAGAGTGATCAACTCCACGCGCAGCTTCTGACGAAGCTTGAAAGTCGCAGCGAGCTTGGCGATGGTGGTTGTCTTGCCCACGCCGGTCGGTCCGATCAGCGCGATCGTGCGCGGCCTGCCATCGGTGGACTTCTGAACTTTTACCGTATCGTCATCGGTCGGGATAAATCCCGCTACCGCTCCGAGCACCGCCTGTCGCACAGCCCCCGCATCATCCATCTGCGATGACGAAAGCGACGCCTGAACCTTACCCACGACTTCCTCAGCCAGTTCTTCCGCGACCTCCTGCCGCAAAAGCGTCAGGTATTGATCGAATAATTTTTCGGGAAGATCCGAGCGTTCACCGCTTTTGTTTTCACGAATTCGCTGTTGGCTGACCATTCGGCCAACCATGCGCTGCACAACACGCATCTCGTGGGTCAGGTCGCTGGTAGGGGCCAATTTGACGACCGCAGAGGGCACCGGGGCGGGTGCCGCATTGGCGAAACTCGGTGCTGCGGCTACTGCAACTGTCGCGGTATCTGTCCGTAACGGTTGGCGTCGCTGAAGTTCTGCCTGTGCTGCGTGATAGGTCTTGCGGATTAAATCACCGGCTGATGGTTCGATCTCCCGTCTTTTCGGTGCTGGTGGTGTGGCTCCGCGGGTTGCCGAACGCGGTTTAACTTCCATCCGATCGGCAGCGGTCACTTCAACCACCTGCCGGGCACCGATGCCCAGGATGCCGCCGCGTTTGTATTTCCGCGTGTGCAGAATTACCGCATGCGGGCCCAGGTGTTTCTTCACCAGAGCCAACACTTCGGCCATCGAACCAGCCTGAAATGTTTTCAAGTTCACCTGACAGCCCCTTGTAACTCGTTGGTACTTCGTGGCGCATCCGCCTGGACAAGGCCGAGCGATTCGACCTCAACCCCCTTGCTGACTTCGTTGTAACCCAGCACCGCGGCACCGGGTAAATGCGGCTCAAGCAGACGACGCACCTGTCCGCGCACCTGCGGTGACGCAAGCACCACCGGCGGATGGCCGGCTTGAATCAACCGTTGCAGCTCACGCACAATCGCGGAGACGATACGAGTCGCAATTGCAGGCGGCATCGTCATCGTCGTCCCTTCTGCGCCGCGATCGATGTACCCGGCGATCTGATCCTCCATCGCGGGATCAAGGCTCACGCAATGGAGCTTCGGTATCGGAGGCGTATCCTCAACCGTATCGGCTTTGACCATCGTTACGTACTGATTGCAGATCGTCCGCCGCAGGCCGTTGCGCACATACTCGGTGAGCACATCGAGATCTTTGGTTCGTGTCGCCCAGTCGCCGAGCGTTTCGACAATGGTCTCCAGGTCGCGGATCGGCACGCGCTCTCGGAGGAGGTTCTGCAATACTTTCTGCAACTCGCCGGGTTTGAGCACCGGCGTATCACCAGCGAAAACTTCGTCGTGCAGTTTTGCAGCCTTAGTCTTCAACTGGGAGAGCAGGTTGTTGGTTTCCTCGCGTGTGAGCAATTCGAAGGCGTGGTTCTTGACGACTTCGGTCAAGTGGGTCGCCAGCACGCTCGTCGCGTCCACGACGGTGTAGTTAAG
This region includes:
- the flhF gene encoding flagellar biosynthesis protein FlhF, encoding MNLKTFQAGSMAEVLALVKKHLGPHAVILHTRKYKRGGILGIGARQVVEVTAADRMEVKPRSATRGATPPAPKRREIEPSAGDLIRKTYHAAQAELQRRQPLRTDTATVAVAAAPSFANAAPAPVPSAVVKLAPTSDLTHEMRVVQRMVGRMVSQQRIRENKSGERSDLPEKLFDQYLTLLRQEVAEELAEEVVGKVQASLSSSQMDDAGAVRQAVLGAVAGFIPTDDDTVKVQKSTDGRPRTIALIGPTGVGKTTTIAKLAATFKLRQKLRVELITLDTYRIAAVEQLRTYANIIGVPLHVVVNADEMRQVMQKCRSADVVLIDTAGRSQRDDPRLEQLRTFIEAADPHEVHLVLSSTGALSVLMDAVERFSAIRTDRIIFTKLDEAVSFGVLLNVARKVNKRLSYVTTGQEVPHQIEPGRADRLAELVLGGGV
- a CDS encoding MinD/ParA family protein; amino-acid sequence: MILDQAQALRRWVMDSAKRRARIVAVTSGKGGVGKSNIAVNLAIRLTQMGRKIVVIDADLGTANTDVLCNITPHGTLAHVVAGRMTLADTMVEAPGGFNLIPGASGLAQMASLSDFERAKLVQQFEELQSDADMIIVDTGAGVSPNVLTFAVAADQLLVVTTPEPTSITDAYAVIKTVVRQRPDPDVRVLVNMVRDTVEGRAVYDRIGAVCKRFLDLSPKYAGHIVHDSRVAQAVRRRWPFVLDNPTSEASVCIGQLAHRMDRHASEPRGEGLLQRMAMWMAG